One window of the Streptomyces sp. WZ-12 genome contains the following:
- a CDS encoding ParA family protein has product MEKIAVASQKGGPGKTTTTVNLAAGLALAGFRVLVADIEPQAQAGVALGVRLKGGDIAKSLALPLQQLAQGVPSTLRSIIIDRSDLLQARKAKGTLHLLASEQATMTNAQHILHAAGVEKVHVLRELLQEFEDEYDFAVFDTPPAVQSLNGVALAASDYALTLCMPKGATVEGAVTMRSTIRHVKDRTRGLADPKYLGAVLNMAKPMGDWSTEEINVRNQMVDANLLPFVTEIREDSRISGSYSKGLPAVLGFARAAPGKRYAQFLQEVLDRMDAPEEGWEIAQSADEMLDAAEAASVPAQQTKEASSV; this is encoded by the coding sequence GTGGAGAAGATCGCCGTTGCAAGCCAGAAGGGTGGCCCAGGCAAGACCACGACGACGGTCAACCTCGCTGCGGGGCTTGCTCTCGCGGGGTTCCGCGTCCTGGTGGCCGACATCGAGCCGCAGGCCCAAGCTGGCGTAGCCCTTGGAGTGCGGCTCAAGGGCGGGGACATCGCGAAGTCACTGGCCCTGCCTCTGCAGCAGCTCGCTCAAGGTGTCCCCTCGACTCTGCGCAGCATCATCATCGACCGCTCCGACCTTCTCCAGGCCCGCAAGGCGAAGGGCACCCTTCACCTTCTGGCGTCCGAGCAGGCCACGATGACTAACGCGCAGCACATTCTGCATGCGGCTGGTGTTGAGAAGGTGCACGTTCTCCGCGAGCTGCTGCAGGAGTTCGAGGACGAATACGATTTCGCCGTATTTGACACTCCGCCAGCCGTTCAATCTCTAAATGGCGTTGCTCTGGCTGCGAGCGACTACGCCCTCACTCTGTGCATGCCGAAGGGCGCCACCGTTGAGGGCGCTGTCACCATGCGTTCGACCATCAGGCACGTCAAGGACCGCACTCGTGGCCTTGCTGATCCCAAGTACCTCGGTGCAGTCCTCAACATGGCGAAGCCGATGGGAGATTGGAGCACGGAGGAGATCAATGTTCGTAACCAGATGGTCGACGCAAACCTCCTGCCTTTCGTAACCGAGATCCGCGAGGACTCCCGGATTTCCGGCAGCTACTCCAAGGGGTTGCCTGCGGTGCTGGGGTTCGCCCGGGCGGCTCCGGGAAAGCGCTACGCACAGTTTCTGCAGGAGGTGTTGGACAGGATGGACGCCCCTGAGGAGGGCTGGGAGATCGCTCAGAGCGCCGACGAGATGCTGGACGCTGCCGAAGCTGCCTCCGTGCCCGCGCAGCAAACCAAGGAGGCATCCAGTGTCTGA
- a CDS encoding IS3 family transposase yields the protein MTGLLDEHPDLGVECVLRELHIASSTYYRWRRAEKQPCERRRRDVELTERIKEIHTESGGIYGSPRVHAVLKREGTRVGRKRVERLMREADLAGISPRRTGFTRRDPKATLAPDLVNRDFTAPAPNRLWVTDLTMISTGEGPLWLSAIRDAFSRRVVAWETSARADADLVLTTLEYALASREVEPGKLIHHADHGCQYTSIKLTTRLLRAGVDASMGSVGDSHDNALAENLWMLIKTECVRGRVFATRAEANLALFEYTDGFYTDFGSSG from the coding sequence GTGACGGGGCTCCTCGACGAGCACCCTGACCTGGGAGTCGAGTGCGTCCTGCGGGAACTGCACATCGCCTCCTCCACCTACTACCGCTGGCGCCGCGCCGAGAAGCAGCCGTGCGAGCGGCGGCGTCGCGACGTCGAGCTGACCGAGCGGATCAAGGAGATCCACACCGAGTCCGGCGGGATCTACGGCTCTCCGCGCGTGCATGCCGTGCTGAAACGCGAGGGCACACGCGTGGGCCGCAAGCGGGTCGAGCGCCTGATGCGCGAGGCCGACCTGGCGGGCATCAGCCCGCGCCGCACAGGCTTCACGCGCCGGGATCCGAAGGCCACACTCGCCCCGGACCTGGTCAACCGGGACTTCACCGCACCGGCGCCGAACCGGCTGTGGGTCACCGACCTGACGATGATCTCGACCGGCGAGGGCCCGCTGTGGCTGTCGGCGATCCGGGACGCGTTCTCCCGCCGGGTGGTGGCCTGGGAGACCTCCGCCCGCGCGGACGCCGACCTGGTCCTGACCACGCTGGAGTACGCCCTCGCGTCCCGCGAGGTCGAGCCCGGCAAGCTCATCCACCATGCCGACCACGGCTGTCAGTACACATCCATCAAGCTCACAACTCGCCTGCTGCGGGCAGGAGTTGACGCGTCCATGGGCTCCGTCGGGGACAGCCACGACAACGCCCTCGCGGAGAACCTGTGGATGCTGATCAAGACCGAGTGCGTGCGCGGCCGCGTCTTCGCCACACGTGCCGAGGCGAACCTCGCGCTCTTCGAGTACACAGACGGCTTCTATACTGACTTCGGCTCGTCAGGGTGA
- a CDS encoding IS630 family transposase (programmed frameshift) — translation MRYADGGGLTAAGRQRREAVRMQAVELFEQKIKPPEVARRLRVSVKSAYQWQQLWRQGGADALGSRGPGGGRCRLSPRCLAKLAVYLDQGPAAHGWVEDQVWTAARVVTLIGRKFHVSYSVSGATRLMHRLGFSPQVPARRVAERDEQAVKVWKEATWAEVKEPGRPGGGYLCFEDEAGFTRKPPRGRTWGRRGVTPVVTVSGRRSGRLSVAGLVAMRPGSRTRLCHRLIAHPAGKGKRRSMSERDFIALIDGAHQLVKAPIVLVWDRLNTHVSRRMRKLIDEREWLTVFLLPAYSPDLNPVEWVWAHVKRSLANLAVVALDRLEALVRNRLKRLQYRPDTLDGFIAGTGLTLDDPTSP, via the exons GTGAGATATGCAGATGGGGGCGGGCTTACCGCTGCGGGACGTCAGCGTCGCGAGGCTGTACGGATGCAGGCGGTCGAGCTGTTCGAGCAGAAGATCAAGCCGCCGGAGGTCGCACGGCGGCTGCGGGTGAGCGTGAAGTCGGCCTATCAGTGGCAGCAGCTGTGGCGTCAGGGCGGCGCCGATGCGCTTGGTTCACGAGGGCCCGGTGGCGGCCGGTGCCGGCTGTCGCCACGCTGCCTGGCGAAACTCGCCGTGTATCTCGACCAGGGTCCGGCCGCGCACGGGTGGGTGGAGGACCAGGTGTGGACCGCGGCGCGAGTGGTCACGCTGATCGGCAGGAAGTTCCACGTCTCCTACAGCGTCTCGGGTGCCACCCGGTTGATGCACCGGCTCGGCTTCTCCCCGCAGGTTCCCGCGCGGCGGGTGGCCGAGCGCGACGAGCAGGCCGTGAAGGTGTGGAAGGAGGCGACCTGGGCGGAGGTAAAAGAGCCCGGGCGGCCTG GCGGGGGCTACCTCTGCTTCGAGGACGAAGCCGGGTTCACCCGCAAGCCGCCCAGGGGACGCACCTGGGGCCGGCGCGGTGTGACGCCGGTTGTGACGGTCAGCGGACGACGATCGGGACGCCTGTCGGTGGCCGGGCTGGTCGCCATGCGGCCCGGCTCGCGGACCCGCCTGTGCCACCGGCTGATCGCCCACCCGGCGGGCAAGGGTAAGCGCCGCAGCATGAGCGAGCGCGACTTCATCGCGCTGATCGACGGCGCCCATCAGCTCGTCAAGGCACCGATCGTCCTGGTGTGGGACCGGCTGAACACGCATGTCTCCCGCAGGATGCGGAAGTTGATCGACGAACGGGAATGGCTGACGGTATTCCTGCTGCCGGCCTACTCACCCGATCTGAACCCGGTCGAGTGGGTGTGGGCACACGTCAAACGCAGCCTGGCCAACCTCGCCGTCGTGGCCCTGGACCGCCTCGAGGCACTCGTCCGCAACCGGCTCAAGCGCCTCCAGTACCGGCCCGACACCCTCGACGGCTTCATCGCCGGAACCGGCCTCACCCTCGATGACCCAACATCACCCTGA
- a CDS encoding ParA family protein, translating to MTSSPQSDREKVVSKLPATLWQALKIRVAQRGIALQDAVTEGITAWRSLGSNLSLIDTAGAESFSTWLPEGMWEDFRTDATARGVSGIQGLAQSVQLWLDSNPAPAVERPTIPKRKIICNQKGGVGKTATAAGMAQAYAEDPHALFPVRASKQMTETGTELDLEQLPGHGIRVLLVDFDPQGHLTKQLGHEPLDMKGDTLSKHMAADKDRGDIRDLILGVSGDQFGDRLDLLPASQDAFLLDVKLSSVRVREAALERALSPIEGDYDVIIVDCPPSLGLSMDAAVYYGRRRDGEQPGQSGVGIVVQAEDSSADAYGLLVSQIEDMRADMNIELDYLGLIVNLYDARRGYIATSSLASWKAIRDPRVVAVIPDRREQREAVRTKTPLLAYASNSEQAANIRALAREIA from the coding sequence ATGACGAGCAGTCCGCAAAGCGACCGCGAGAAGGTCGTATCTAAACTCCCCGCCACACTATGGCAAGCCCTCAAAATCCGCGTCGCCCAGCGAGGCATCGCCCTCCAAGACGCGGTCACCGAAGGCATCACCGCCTGGCGCAGCCTCGGCTCCAACCTCTCCCTCATCGACACCGCAGGCGCAGAGTCCTTCTCCACCTGGCTGCCGGAAGGCATGTGGGAAGACTTCCGCACCGACGCCACCGCACGTGGCGTATCCGGAATCCAAGGTCTGGCGCAATCCGTGCAACTGTGGTTGGACTCCAACCCCGCTCCGGCCGTTGAGCGCCCGACCATTCCCAAGCGGAAGATCATCTGCAACCAGAAGGGCGGCGTCGGCAAGACCGCCACGGCAGCCGGCATGGCCCAGGCCTACGCCGAGGACCCCCACGCCCTCTTCCCCGTCCGCGCCTCCAAGCAGATGACCGAGACCGGCACGGAACTGGACCTTGAACAACTGCCGGGCCACGGTATACGCGTGCTCCTGGTGGACTTCGACCCGCAAGGCCACCTCACCAAGCAACTCGGCCACGAGCCCCTCGACATGAAGGGCGACACGCTCTCCAAGCACATGGCCGCCGACAAGGACCGCGGAGACATCCGCGACCTCATCCTCGGAGTCAGCGGCGACCAGTTCGGCGACCGCCTCGACCTCCTGCCGGCAAGCCAAGACGCCTTCCTCCTGGACGTGAAACTCTCCAGCGTCCGAGTCCGCGAAGCCGCCCTCGAACGAGCCCTCTCCCCCATCGAAGGCGACTACGACGTCATCATCGTCGACTGCCCGCCCAGCCTCGGCCTCAGCATGGACGCCGCCGTCTACTACGGACGCCGTCGCGACGGCGAACAGCCCGGACAGTCCGGCGTCGGCATCGTCGTCCAAGCCGAAGACAGCAGCGCAGACGCCTACGGCCTCCTTGTCTCCCAAATCGAGGACATGCGCGCCGACATGAACATCGAACTCGACTACCTCGGCCTCATCGTCAACCTTTACGACGCCCGCCGCGGCTACATCGCCACCAGCTCCCTCGCATCCTGGAAGGCCATAAGGGACCCCCGCGTCGTCGCCGTCATCCCCGACCGACGCGAACAACGCGAAGCCGTCCGCACCAAGACACCCCTCCTCGCCTACGCTTCCAACAGCGAACAAGCCGCCAACATCCGCGCCCTGGCCCGGGAGATCGCATGA
- a CDS encoding transposase, protein MAAPRKYSLELRERAVRMYRTSDPKPQIKRLAIELGVHPEALRGWIRQAEADAGERDDRLTSDERVELAALRKENAQLKRANEVLRTASAFFAAQLDPTRPR, encoded by the coding sequence ATGGCTGCCCCCAGGAAGTACTCGCTGGAGTTGCGCGAGCGTGCGGTGCGGATGTACCGGACCTCCGACCCGAAGCCCCAGATCAAGCGACTGGCTATCGAGCTCGGCGTGCATCCCGAGGCCCTGCGCGGCTGGATCCGGCAGGCCGAGGCCGATGCCGGCGAGCGGGACGACCGGCTGACCAGCGACGAACGCGTCGAACTCGCCGCGCTTCGCAAGGAGAACGCCCAGCTCAAGCGCGCGAACGAAGTTCTGCGGACGGCCTCGGCTTTTTTCGCGGCGCAACTCGACCCGACCCGGCCCAGGTGA
- a CDS encoding transposase has protein sequence MAAPRKYSLELRERAVRMYRTSDPKPQIKRLAIELGVHPEALRGWIRQAEADAGERDDRLTSDERVELAALRKENAQLKRANEVLRTAPAFFAAQLDPTRPR, from the coding sequence ATGGCTGCCCCCAGGAAGTACTCGCTGGAGTTGCGCGAGCGTGCGGTGCGGATGTACCGGACCTCCGACCCGAAGCCCCAGATCAAGCGACTGGCCATCGAGCTCGGCGTGCATCCCGAGGCCCTGCGCGGCTGGATCCGGCAGGCCGAGGCCGATGCCGGCGAGCGGGACGACCGGCTGACCAGCGACGAACGCGTCGAACTCGCCGCGCTTCGCAAGGAGAACGCCCAGCTCAAGCGCGCGAACGAAGTTCTGCGGACGGCCCCGGCTTTTTTCGCGGCGCAACTCGACCCGACCCGGCCCAGGTGA
- a CDS encoding IS3 family transposase, producing MTGLLDEHPDLGVECVLRELHIASSTYYRWRRAEKQPCERRRRDVELTERIKEIHTESGGIYGSPRVHAVLKREGTRVGRKRVERLMREADLAGISPRRTGFTRRDPKATLAPDLVNRDFTAPAPNRLWVTDLTMISTGEGPLWLSAIRDAFSRRVVAWETSARADADLVLTTLEYALASREVEPGKLIHHADHGCQYTSIKLTTRLLRDLPLVVWRRG from the coding sequence GTGACGGGGCTCCTCGACGAGCACCCTGACCTGGGAGTCGAGTGCGTCCTGCGGGAACTGCACATCGCCTCCTCCACCTACTACCGCTGGCGCCGCGCCGAGAAGCAGCCGTGCGAGCGGCGGCGTCGCGACGTCGAGCTGACCGAGCGGATCAAGGAGATCCACACCGAGTCCGGCGGGATCTACGGCTCTCCGCGCGTGCATGCCGTGCTGAAACGCGAGGGCACACGCGTGGGCCGCAAGCGGGTCGAGCGCCTGATGCGCGAGGCCGACCTGGCGGGCATCAGCCCGCGCCGCACAGGCTTCACGCGCCGGGATCCGAAGGCCACACTCGCCCCGGACCTGGTCAACCGGGACTTCACCGCACCGGCGCCGAACCGGCTGTGGGTCACCGACCTGACGATGATCTCGACCGGCGAGGGCCCGCTGTGGCTGTCGGCGATCCGGGACGCGTTCTCCCGCCGGGTGGTGGCCTGGGAGACCTCCGCCCGCGCGGACGCCGACCTGGTCCTGACCACGCTGGAGTACGCCCTCGCGTCCCGCGAGGTCGAGCCCGGCAAGCTCATCCACCATGCCGACCACGGCTGTCAGTACACATCCATCAAGCTCACAACTCGCCTGCTGCGTGACCTTCCCCTCGTAGTGTGGAGGCGTGGCTGA
- a CDS encoding IS3 family transposase: protein MTVAGFIAGQRTEHHVPHAVSCRALGVSESWFYKWCRRPSEPTKREVRRAALAERVTHFFNASGNTYGSPRITLDLWAEGWQVSVNTVAQVLAELGLQGRKPPRRRKNLTRQGKRKAARDLVLRRFDAIAPDVLWWGDMTEIETGEGKLYLSSVHDAFSRRVLGYAMGERHDAALVSVSLQMAAATRGGAVDGVIFHSDRGSEYTSETYNSLCDRLGVVQSMGRVGSALDNAAAESFHSSIKVEYIHRHRFATRAGARLKIATWITDFFNTRRRHSAAGGLPPVEFERTITEARMRAHQEDRAA, encoded by the coding sequence GTGACGGTTGCGGGCTTCATCGCCGGCCAGCGGACCGAGCACCACGTCCCGCACGCCGTGTCTTGCCGAGCGCTCGGGGTGTCCGAGTCCTGGTTCTACAAGTGGTGCCGCCGTCCGTCGGAACCGACGAAACGCGAGGTCAGACGCGCGGCTTTGGCCGAGAGGGTCACCCACTTCTTCAACGCGTCGGGGAATACGTACGGTTCGCCGAGGATCACGCTGGACCTGTGGGCCGAGGGCTGGCAGGTCTCGGTGAACACTGTCGCCCAGGTGCTGGCCGAGCTCGGGCTCCAGGGCCGCAAACCCCCGCGCCGACGGAAGAACCTGACCCGTCAGGGCAAGCGGAAAGCAGCCCGTGACCTGGTGCTTCGTCGCTTCGACGCGATCGCCCCGGACGTGTTGTGGTGGGGCGATATGACGGAGATCGAAACGGGCGAGGGCAAGCTCTACCTCTCCTCCGTCCATGACGCGTTCTCGCGCCGGGTGCTCGGCTACGCGATGGGTGAGCGGCACGATGCAGCCCTGGTCAGCGTGTCGCTGCAGATGGCCGCCGCGACACGGGGTGGCGCCGTGGACGGCGTGATCTTCCACTCGGACCGCGGGTCGGAATACACCAGCGAGACGTACAACAGCCTGTGTGACCGGCTGGGTGTGGTGCAGTCCATGGGGCGCGTGGGCTCGGCCCTGGACAACGCGGCCGCCGAATCCTTCCACTCCTCGATCAAGGTCGAATACATCCACCGGCACCGCTTCGCCACCCGTGCCGGGGCCCGACTGAAGATCGCCACATGGATCACGGACTTCTTCAACACCCGCCGCAGGCACAGCGCCGCCGGCGGACTGCCCCCGGTGGAGTTCGAACGGACGATCACCGAAGCCCGGATGCGGGCGCACCAGGAAGACCGAGCAGCATAA
- the istB gene encoding IS21-like element helper ATPase IstB yields MSFPSAPALPEELDKLMRRMRLPHMRKAAPDVLATARAQRWDPAEVLRLLIAEEVTGRDAATRRLRRSSANFPTGKTLGSWRAEDSTIPEPTQNSLITLEWIGRAENLVIAGPSGTGKSHFTEGLAQAAIEKDMRVSWFTLETLAAAIGKSKVDGSTARTVARICRADLIVIDDIGLLPVGEDAAEAFYRIIDAAYERRSIAVTSNIHPSGFDTIMPKTLAGASTDRLMHHAHLVTTSGDSHRLAEALAGKGVVPLN; encoded by the coding sequence ATGAGTTTTCCCAGCGCGCCCGCCCTCCCCGAGGAACTCGACAAGCTCATGCGCCGCATGCGGCTGCCCCATATGCGCAAGGCGGCCCCCGATGTCCTGGCCACCGCGCGGGCTCAACGCTGGGACCCCGCCGAGGTGTTGCGGCTGCTGATAGCCGAAGAGGTCACCGGCCGCGACGCGGCCACCCGCCGCCTGCGGCGGTCCTCGGCGAACTTCCCCACCGGCAAGACCCTGGGCTCCTGGCGGGCCGAGGACTCCACCATCCCCGAGCCCACCCAGAACTCCCTGATCACCCTGGAATGGATCGGCCGCGCCGAGAACTTGGTGATCGCCGGCCCGAGCGGCACAGGGAAAAGTCACTTCACCGAGGGACTCGCCCAAGCCGCGATCGAGAAGGACATGAGGGTGTCCTGGTTCACCCTGGAGACCCTCGCTGCCGCGATCGGGAAGTCGAAGGTCGATGGGTCCACGGCACGGACCGTCGCCCGGATCTGCCGGGCCGATTTGATCGTCATTGATGACATTGGCCTGCTGCCGGTCGGCGAGGACGCCGCCGAGGCGTTCTACCGGATCATCGACGCCGCCTACGAGCGTCGCTCCATCGCGGTGACCAGCAACATCCACCCCTCGGGCTTCGACACGATCATGCCCAAGACCCTCGCAGGGGCGAGCACCGACCGTCTCATGCACCACGCTCACCTCGTGACCACCTCCGGCGACTCACATCGCCTCGCCGAGGCCCTCGCCGGGAAGGGAGTGGTCCCCTTGAACTGA
- a CDS encoding ParB/RepB/Spo0J family partition protein, which translates to MSSKAAKLGASASFSHAAPAVSARRAAIAAATEAPTSAPAPKAARLPLTQISENPDNPRETVGDVSDLAQSILEVGLVNAISLVTVDAYLAERPGQAGKLKDGAQYVVVDGHRRFAAAGEAGLTEIKYTVDDAFATSDEKLLEAAFVANVHRENMIELEEANALEKLVTFYGSQRKAAQRLGISQGFISQRLSLLHLDPALQADLEAGDRKVEHVRGLGKLPPQQQRAEADKRAAEASHAKERKRKPSSDAPPPQVPSVYGVITPASRPESASGDNAVITEQIAPQQGRRATTPSSDRGGDPASPVTPKPTSTPATADTVSGLPWQDVDAMADLICRHMGTEQIQQLSQKLQTVSPA; encoded by the coding sequence ATGAGCAGCAAGGCCGCCAAGCTCGGCGCCTCCGCCTCCTTCAGCCACGCCGCCCCAGCCGTCAGCGCCCGCCGTGCCGCCATCGCCGCGGCAACAGAAGCACCGACAAGCGCGCCGGCACCCAAGGCCGCGAGGCTCCCCCTGACTCAGATCAGTGAGAACCCCGACAACCCGCGTGAGACGGTCGGCGACGTCTCCGACCTCGCGCAGTCGATTCTTGAGGTCGGCCTGGTCAATGCGATCAGCCTCGTCACGGTGGACGCCTACCTCGCCGAACGGCCCGGTCAAGCCGGCAAGCTGAAGGACGGGGCGCAGTACGTCGTCGTCGATGGGCACCGACGCTTCGCGGCTGCTGGCGAGGCCGGCCTGACGGAGATCAAGTACACCGTCGATGACGCCTTCGCCACGTCGGACGAGAAGCTGCTGGAAGCAGCCTTCGTGGCCAACGTGCATCGCGAGAACATGATCGAGCTCGAAGAAGCCAACGCGCTGGAGAAGCTCGTCACGTTCTACGGCTCGCAACGCAAGGCCGCCCAACGTCTGGGTATAAGCCAAGGGTTCATCTCCCAGCGGCTCTCCCTCCTCCACCTTGACCCGGCCCTCCAGGCCGACCTTGAAGCAGGCGACCGGAAGGTCGAACACGTCCGAGGACTGGGCAAGCTGCCGCCGCAACAGCAACGAGCTGAGGCAGACAAGCGGGCCGCTGAGGCTTCCCACGCCAAGGAACGCAAGCGCAAGCCCTCCAGCGATGCCCCGCCGCCCCAGGTGCCGAGTGTTTACGGCGTAATCACTCCAGCCTCCAGGCCCGAGAGCGCCTCAGGTGATAACGCCGTAATCACCGAGCAGATCGCCCCCCAGCAAGGCCGTCGAGCAACAACGCCCAGCAGCGACCGTGGCGGGGACCCGGCTTCGCCCGTAACACCGAAGCCGACGTCAACGCCGGCGACAGCCGATACAGTTTCGGGCCTGCCGTGGCAGGACGTCGACGCCATGGCGGACCTGATCTGCCGCCACATGGGCACGGAGCAGATCCAGCAGCTCTCGCAGAAGCTGCAGACCGTATCCCCGGCTTAA
- a CDS encoding transposase has translation MGGKRRSYDAPFREGAVRIVLETGKPAAEVARDLGVHEGTLQTWVHRAKVRAAAEASGGLNESERGELRRLREENRQLRKENSEIGMERDVLKRSVVLWVKEATK, from the coding sequence ATGGGTGGGAAGCGACGGTCGTATGACGCGCCGTTTCGTGAGGGTGCGGTGCGGATCGTGCTGGAGACCGGGAAGCCGGCCGCAGAGGTTGCGCGGGACCTGGGCGTGCACGAGGGCACGCTGCAGACCTGGGTCCACCGGGCCAAGGTCCGCGCGGCCGCGGAAGCATCGGGCGGTCTGAACGAGTCCGAACGCGGGGAACTGCGCCGGCTGCGTGAGGAGAACCGGCAGTTGCGCAAGGAGAACAGCGAGATCGGGATGGAGCGTGATGTCCTCAAGCGTTCCGTGGTCCTCTGGGTGAAGGAGGCGACGAAGTGA